AAAAGTTCGAAGAACTCGGGTACGCACAATCCACTCAGGTATACTGTATCATCGATacgaccacatgaatcaattcaataccattgcttggtaggttaacttgaatcatagaaacaaattaccctaactagatgtaaacatgattacacaaaaatcataatgagatgcctaagtcttttccaagaaatcaataagaaaagagaatgaataattaaatcatccttAAAGTATTATCTTCCCAAAAATagcagcaagtttagttactcatttaacataaatgaaataaagagaagttagggatacaagccaaagaattagagggaacaagtgagtagaagcaatggctgcaatggcgatggtagatgctcttcctctcctcttcttcttcttcttcttcttcttcttcttcttcttcttcttctcccaaaaccGTAGAGCTAGCCTCCTCTCAAAAAACTAAGAACGaactcccccctttttttccacCTGTTGAATATATATCCCCTTTTTAAttctccccccttctttttGAAATCCAATCCGTCTCCCTTCTTTTTGAAATCCATCCCTCCTTTTTAGGGGAGAAGTGATATGGGTTTTGaaatagaaaaaaccaaaaaaaaaaaaatccaagggAATTGGGTTCAACtaggagagtaagagagagggagagaacgtGTGAGAtgggaaatttaaaaaaaaggtaaaaaaatgtttaagagtttttgaattaacaaactaacaggagcgagcgagagagagagagagagagatttacgtGGGAGtagatttctctcttctttcttttattttatttttttctttcttcacactTCCCAACTCTGCCATAATCTATTTTGTTTgccataatccctccttccttgacCCGAATCGATtcgacccaagaattaaatgttaactatttaatttttctgatgCAATGATTCCAATTTcgatttttcttaaaaaatcttctctttgtcaaattatgataatgcccttgagatgaCGATTTGCACACATGCGGACCCTTGACCCAGCTGGTAAACATTCAAAATCGACTAAGGGGGCTGATTCTATCACTGATTcatgcttttctccttccaggcctgcaatcatagaaatcacataacagtatcaaatccttcataaatattcaaataaaaaccgtaaataaatagtgatttctatcTAAGATTACAGTCCAATCACACTCCCCAACTTAGCCTTTTGCTCGTCCTCGAGtgaaagagaataaagaaaataactgaCTCGACTCTCTGATTCATAAACAGTCTATCTACAGATGATACATTCGAAGAAATAATGACAGTTTACTATTGCACATCAACTCATAGGATGCTTGGCTCATGGAAACACAAGATCTAAGCAATGAACTAGGACTTCTCCTAAGCCATCAAGCGCTCACTTTATGCTTTTTCAACCCACTGGTTCACCATGAATTGTGACATCTAAACCTTTTACAAATGCACATGCTAGTTCGTGTACCTCATCATCAATGTAGCTCACTTATTTTTCTCTCAAaacatttttctctctcttttctttttttttttttttttttttttttttttttctttttttttgaattacaTGATTCTCAAATCCGTGCAATGTTCTggccttttaagctttctagaaggctcatgtaacgagctttaagccaaccactcccaagccagactactttaggggattgagtgtgaaacactcctcggACTTACTCACTCGAACCAAAAAGGTTACAAGCCCgaactggattcaagaatactagtaataataaTCTAACTGGTCACTCCAACTGTTTTACGCGAGACTCcgggcttgtggcctagatgccccgattactaagttgaagcaacagaactaaactctcattaattgtttttttcttttcttttcaaagaaAGAGGATGCGAACACAACTAAGCACTGCTCTGCCTAACATTCAAAATATCACAAACCGGGTAGACCTATGTGTTTAGAAGCATTAAGCAAGCTCACAAATGACAGTAAGAgaaataaaggttcaatacttaACATCGTGTTGAATTAATTTTCTCACAACCTAGAGTAAAATGCACTGTAAAGTAAAAGTATCATTATAAAAATGAATGCATGAAAGTTTTTCAAGAATGTAGATGAACCAGAGAGTCATAtgcaaaaaaattttcaaaatcctcCCTCCCCAACTTAAACGGCATTGTCCCCAATGACGACTAGAAATAACAGAAAGAGAACAATATGGGAAACAAAGGATGAGGAATGAAACCACCTGGGGTGTGGGTGTACGGCAACGAGTGAAATCACTGGAGATAACAACACAATGAGACTTTAACTCTGCTACGGGAGATGGCTCTACAAAATAAATCATAAAACACCAAACaaagtaaaaaggaaaacaacaaatGCTGTAAATAAAGAAAACGTGGGCTGCCTCCCAAGAGCACTAAGTTTTACGTCTTCAGCCAGACGACAGTAAAGCTCAGGGTAGTCCATCAGAAGCATAATCATAGTCTACATTCACTAGGTCTAAAGACTCAATTAATTGGCCATCAGCATAGGGTTTCAGTCTTTGACCGTTAACCTTGAAGGTTTTCCCGTTCTGTCGATTCCTGATCTCAATAGCACCATAAGGTGTGACAGATACAACCACAAAAGGCCCATCCCACTGAGATCTCAATTTCCCGGGGAATAAAcgtaatttagaattaaagagccAGACACGCTGATTAGGCGCAAAGGACTTCCGAACTATGTGTTTATCATGAAACGCCTTAGTTCGATCCTTAGAGATGCGTGAGCTCTCATAGGCATCATTGCGCAACTCCTCCAATCCAGATAGTTGGAGACGGCGAGTGGAACCAGCCTGAgtcatatcaaaattaaatgtcTTTATGGCCTAATATGCTCGATGTTCCAACTCAACTGGAAGATGACAGGCCTTACCGAAAACTAATCGGTATGGAGACATACCTATAGGAGTTTTATATGTAGCTCGGTAAGCCCACAAAGCATCAGTCAACCGAGTAGACCAGTCCTTACGGTCCGATCTAACTGTCTTCTCCAATATCCGTTTTATCTCTCGGTTCGATATCTCCACCTGACCAGATGCCTGGGGATGATAAGGGGTGGCCACTTTGTGGTTAATAGAGTACTTCAGTAAAGCCCCTACCCTCCAATGTCAAAAATGAGAGCCCCCATCACTAATGATGGCCCTGGGAAATCCAAAACGGCTAAAAATGTACTCCTGAATGAAAGAgataaccaccttgtggtcattggtttTCATAGCcttggcttctacccatttcGAAACATAGTCAACTACCACAAGAAGATACTCATTACCAAATGAGGCAGGAAAAGGGCCCATAAAATCGAtaccccaaacataaaaaatctcaaCCACTATGATAGGGCGTAGGGGCATCTCATCACGTCGAAATAGATTGCCAACTTGTTGGCATCTCACATATGCCTTGCAGAAGGTGTGTGCATCCCGAAATAACATGGGCTAATAGAAACTAGACTGCAATACATTGGTAGCAGTTTTCTTACCACTATAGTGTCCCCCACAGGCGAGAGTATGGCAAAATGATAATATGCTCTGAAACTCATTCTCAGGGACACAACGACGAACGACCTGGTCCGAACAGTATCGGAACAACTCTGGATCCTCCCAGTAGTAGTATCGCACAGTAGAGATGAACTTATCTCAAGCTGCTTTATCCCAATCAGGAGGTAATTGGCCAACAACGAGATAGTTCACTATAGTTGCGTACCATGGAGTTGGTTTCGATGAAATGGAAAACAACTGCTCATCAGGGAAAGTTTCCCGAACCAACTCTGATGTAGGAGAGGAATCCAGAAGATTCTGGGATAAATGGTTTGCTACAACATTTTCTGAACCCTTCTTATCCCTAATCTCCAAGTCGAATTCCTGAAGGAGAAGAATCCACCGGATCAACCTTGGCTTGGTGTCATGCTTTGAAAGAAGGTGCCTAAGGGCTGCATGATCCGAGAAGACTATCACCTTCGAGCCCAAAAGATAGGAGCAAAATTTATCCAGGGCAAAGACTACTGCTAGGAGCTCCTTCTCAGTAGTGGTGTAGTTTAACTGAGCATCAGACAAGGATCTACTAGCGTAGTAAATAACAGATGGCTTCCCATCCACCCTTTGACCAAGTACAGCACCCATGGCATAGTCAGAGGTGTCACACATGATCTCTAATGGTAGAGACCAGTCTGGTGACCGGATAATAGGTGCTTCAGACAATGTAGTCTGAAGGGTGTGAAAAGCAGTCATGCACTTTTCATCAAAGATAAATGGGGCATCCTTGGCGAGGAGATTGCACAAGGGCTTGGAGATGAGACTAAAGTCCTTAATGAAAACGCCTGTAAAACCCGACATGTCCCAAAAAGGAACGGACCTGCTTAACAGTCGTGGGAGGGGGTAGTTTGGCAATCAGATCCACTTTGGCCTTGTCTACCTCAATGCCCTGAGAAGACACTACGTGACCAAGTATATTACCCTTACGAACCATAAAgtggctcttctcccaactTAGAACAAGGTTATGCTCCACACATCGTTGAAGAACAAGAGATAGACGGTGGAGACATTCATCAAAAGATGACCCAAAGATGGAGAAGTCATCCATGAAAACCTCAAGCGAATGACCGACCATGTTAGAAAATAtggccatcatgcacctttgaaagGTGGCCGGAGCATTACACAACCCGAATGGCATCCTCCTAAAGGAAAATGTACCAAATGGGCAGGTGAAGGTGGTTTTCTCTTGGTCACCAGGAAAGATGGGGACTTGGTTGTATCCCGAATAACCGTCAAGAAAACAGTAGTAGCTCTGCCCAACCAATTTCTCAAGAATTTGATCAATAAAGGGCAGAGGGAAGTGGTCTTTACGCGTGACCTTGTTCAACTTTCTGTAGTCGATACAAACACGCCAACCCGTAGTGGGACGAGTTGGGACAAGGTCACCTTGGTCGTTAGGGACGACCGTGATTCCGGATTTCTTGGGGACAACTTGAGTTGGACTGACCCACTGACTATCCGAAATAGGGTATATAATACCCGTGTCAAGCCACTTTACTACTTCATTTTTCACCACTTCCCTCATATCAGGGTTAAGGCGCCTCTATGGATCTCGCACGGATTTGGCTTCGTCTTGATAATAGATACGGTGCATACAAATAGAAGGGTTAATACCCTTCAGATCAGCTAAAGACCAGCCAATTGCGGCTTTATGAGCTGATAAAACCTCCAACAGGAGGGACTCTTACCTTTCAGTAAGATCAGAGGATATGATAACCGACAGAGTCTCTTCCTTGCCCAAGAATGCATATTTTAAGGTATGGGACAGAGGCTTGAGTTCCAGTTGTGGAGGGGACTCCAAAGAAGAGGGCTTAGGGGATGTAGCCAAGGGTGGCAGAGGCTCATATCTATAGGTCTAGGGAGGTTGCCCGGAAGAGGGTTTAAGATCTAACATGGCATTCACCTCTTCAGTATAGGCCTCTTCATCAAAGCTTTCTGCTCCATAGGACATCACAAGTTGCAGAGGATCATTTGTAAGGATTTGGGAAGTGTACTGAGATACAGCTTTATCAATCATATCCAGAGCAAAGCACTCATCTTCTCTGTAGGGTCCtagggatgcattgaagatgtttagCCGAAGCTTCTTGTTCCCAAATGATATGTCCATGGCACCTGACCTGCAGTTAA
This is a stretch of genomic DNA from Telopea speciosissima isolate NSW1024214 ecotype Mountain lineage unplaced genomic scaffold, Tspe_v1 Tspe_v1.0604, whole genome shotgun sequence. It encodes these proteins:
- the LOC122648220 gene encoding uncharacterized protein LOC122648220; protein product: MTQAGSTRRLQLSGLEELRNDAYESSRISKDRTKAFHDKHIVRKSFAPNQRVWLFNSKLRLFPGKLRSQWDGPFVVVSVTPYGAIEIRNRQNGKTFKVNGQRLKPYADGQLIESLDLVNVDYDYASDGLP